The Pectobacterium wasabiae CFBP 3304 DNA segment TTTACGTCTGCACCACCGTCTATGACCCACCGATAAAAATCGGAATGTGCGGCTACGCTAACACACATATAGCTTAAAGCATGACGGGCATAAACATTTGTGTAACAAAGCAAGGCCAAGTAAAGTATCCCTCTTGGCTGAACCCGGTATTGTTAAATTAAGACTGCTATGCTTTTGTCCGCACTACGACGGCGAAGTTTCCCAGCCTGGGTTGGCATCTTCGCTATTTTGACCATCTTCATTGCACCAGTGATTTCACAGACACTGGTGCCTCGCGGGCATGGACTTTATGAAGATGGCACAACCGCACATAGCACGACCCCACACGGTAGAGCCGGACATGATATAACCGCGCCTGTCAGTAACAGCGGTGCTATCGCTGAGCAGCATCACTCTCATACTGGGCACTCGGTGTCCGGGCATCACATAACGCCATCACACCATTCCTCATCATCGCCGTCCATGATGATGGATCATGCCGCTTGTGGTTATTGTGTCCTCTTCGCGTATACGCCAGCGCTGTTCGCAACTGGCTCACCTAATCCCATATTGACAGCGTCCTTATCTGAAGCGCTAGCCATACGTTTT contains these protein-coding regions:
- a CDS encoding DUF2946 domain-containing protein yields the protein MLLSALRRRSFPAWVGIFAILTIFIAPVISQTLVPRGHGLYEDGTTAHSTTPHGRAGHDITAPVSNSGAIAEQHHSHTGHSVSGHHITPSHHSSSSPSMMMDHAACGYCVLFAYTPALFATGSPNPILTASLSEALAIRFVSRIALPERYTSPVVRAPPF